The window CAGAACCCAGGAACAAAAATAGTCCATATTTATGGCCCTTTCTCCGTTCCTTATCAATGATTCCCCGAAGTGCTGCGAAAATTTGAGGAATACGTTGCACTTCATCCATAATGATGAGTTGTTGGCTATTCTCTGCATGGAAAGCATTGATATCCTGTATTTTTTGAAGATCAAGGTTGTTTTCTAAATCCAGATAAACAGCCGTACCAGAATCGCTTATATTCAACGCTATAGTTGTTTTGCCCACTTGACGTGGCCCCATCAAGGCAACAGAGGCACTTCTACTGAGCGCTTCTTCAACTTTTTTTTCTATTCTTCTGGCAATCATACCGTGCAAATCTAACACTTAATGTTTGATTTACACGGTAATAAATACAAAACCAGAACCTTTTATAATATGATGAGCTATATAATTATCAATATCACAAACTACTAAATTACAACCCCGATAATATTAAAACAATTGCCGAAAGATGATTAAGCTTAGGCCTGATTATCCTGATAGCGTTGCTGATTTGTTTTTTAACTGTTTTATCGGATATATCAAGTTCGTCGGCAATTTCTTTGTAAGTAAAATGCTGATGGATACGCATTTCAAATATTTGCTTCATTTTAAGGGGAAGCTGCGCAATCTCTTTTTTCAGCGCTGCCATTATTTCTTTTTCTTCTATCCGCTCCAATGTCTGGTTGCTATTGGCTTCGGCAAAAGCAGCTAATGAATCAAGATAATCCAAGCGTACCCGCTTGCGTGCTATCAGGTCGATCACCTTATTTTTAGTCGATATAAAAAGATATCCTGCTAAATTAGCAT is drawn from Mucilaginibacter ginsenosidivorax and contains these coding sequences:
- a CDS encoding RNA polymerase sigma factor → MKTDELYAVGAAKKSILKNNGQDHNGFTAIAIFVKNALHSLIKPVMSSKRMLIDQELIALLKNGDRDAFAEIYRRYWTVMYMHALKMLRDEDDARDIIQETFTSLWLKRECISSDANLAGYLFISTKNKVIDLIARKRVRLDYLDSLAAFAEANSNQTLERIEEKEIMAALKKEIAQLPLKMKQIFEMRIHQHFTYKEIADELDISDKTVKKQISNAIRIIRPKLNHLSAIVLILSGL